TTCTCTTCGGGCATCGGTCATCCTTGCAGGATCTTGCGCTGGAGCTCCACCAGCTCGTTGATCCCCTTGGTGGCAAGATCGAGCAGCCGGTCGAGGGCGGCGCGGTCGTAGAGCTTGCCTTCGGCGGTGGCCTGGACCTCGATCAGGTTTCCGGCGCCGGTCATCACCACGTTGGCGTCCACGTCGGCGGCCAC
Above is a window of bacterium DNA encoding:
- a CDS encoding ribonuclease PH, whose protein sequence is VAADVDANVVMTGAGNLIEVQATAEGKLYDRAALDRLLDLATKGINELVELQRKILQG